The genomic window AATAACCCTTTATACTATTTTCTCTATTATTTAATGTGTCTACAGCTTTATTGCTTAAAAATATAATTGTTCCTCCAGATGTAACTGATAAGCATTTTTGTGTTCCTGCAAGCAAAACATCTATATTCCATTTATCCATCAATATTTCTTCTCCACCATAGGAAGATACTGCATCAACTATAGACAATATACCTTTTTCTTTTAACAAAGGACATATTTCATCTATAGGATTAGTCACCCCTGTAGGCGTTTCACAGTGTACTAAAGTAGCTATTTTAAATGGGCCATTTTTATCTATAAATTTTTCTAACTCCTCAGTATCTATACCCTTTCTATAGTCTCCTTTAAAATATACTTTTTCTCCTCCATACATATCTACAAAGTCTCCAAATCCTCTGCCAAATATTCCATTATAAATACATAGCACTCTGTCTCCTTCTTCTATAAAAGATGCGCAGGCGCTTTCTAATCCAAGTATTGCTTCTCCCAGCATAATTACTGATGTAGATTCTTTAGAATTAATTATCTTTTTAGCTTTATCACAAGTATCTTTATAAAGTTCAAAAAAATATTCATCCATATCTGTATTAGTATTTTTAATTGCAAGTGCATTTCTTACTTCCTCACTACATTGTGTAGGTCCTGGCGTCATTATTAACTTATCCATTTCAATACCTCCTTACATAAATTTTCCTAGAATATTAAATACACCTATACCTAAATGTATCAATACTCCATTAATTAATATAAATACTCATAGCTTTTCTTTAAATAATTCATATCCAATTAAATTATATGAATATTGATAGAAAATCGCAATACCATTTAAGCTTATGAACAAAAATGTACCGATTCATTTATGGAAAATAAAAAAACTCATTGACATATAATATGTCAATGAGCAAGTACATTATATTACAATAT from Senegalia massiliensis includes these protein-coding regions:
- a CDS encoding pyridoxal-phosphate-dependent aminotransferase family protein — protein: MDKLIMTPGPTQCSEEVRNALAIKNTNTDMDEYFFELYKDTCDKAKKIINSKESTSVIMLGEAILGLESACASFIEEGDRVLCIYNGIFGRGFGDFVDMYGGEKVYFKGDYRKGIDTEELEKFIDKNGPFKIATLVHCETPTGVTNPIDEICPLLKEKGILSIVDAVSSYGGEEILMDKWNIDVLLAGTQKCLSVTSGGTIIFLSNKAVDTLNNRENSIKGYYVNLKNWINVVDNKKFPYTHSDALINSINVALDRLINRGDFIRIHKELASKIRDTFTKCGFEIYPNDHYSNTLTAIELPKGIDFDHMFKYLKEEKDILIGGSIGKFSGKLFRVGHMGENAKEEKIYILLKALDDYFNYSNKNMDRELHIEFSKL